Proteins from a single region of Actinomycetes bacterium:
- a CDS encoding NAD(P)H-dependent oxidoreductase codes for MNGSGSDHVLVVYAHPNPQSFTHAVLDQIVRGLADAGHSYEVLDLYAIGFNPVFSQHDSIQFIHHTSPGGTVDRDTLERILIDGAGNPLKRLMAKRWVKDKSIADIVELFESNQPADVRAHQAKVARAQGLIFVAPVFWMGFPAILKGWLERVFAYGFAYTLTAEGWAGQLHGRVPLLNQRKGLIVTPTFFTEAEYDTGWRAAMDTILCDWNLKMAGVKEATHVYLYAVNAVDPEKRKEYLERAYVLGREF; via the coding sequence ATGAACGGCTCAGGCTCCGATCACGTGCTGGTGGTTTACGCCCACCCCAACCCACAGTCCTTCACCCACGCCGTCCTCGATCAAATCGTGCGGGGCCTAGCCGACGCGGGTCACTCGTACGAAGTCCTCGACCTCTACGCCATCGGGTTCAACCCGGTGTTTTCGCAACACGACTCCATCCAGTTCATCCACCACACCTCCCCGGGGGGGACCGTCGACCGCGACACCCTCGAGCGCATACTCATCGACGGAGCAGGGAACCCGCTCAAACGACTCATGGCCAAGCGATGGGTGAAGGACAAGAGCATCGCCGACATCGTCGAGCTGTTCGAGTCGAACCAGCCAGCTGACGTTCGGGCACACCAGGCGAAGGTGGCGCGGGCCCAGGGCCTGATCTTCGTTGCCCCGGTGTTCTGGATGGGCTTCCCTGCCATCCTCAAGGGTTGGCTCGAACGCGTCTTCGCCTACGGGTTCGCCTACACCCTGACGGCCGAGGGGTGGGCAGGCCAACTCCACGGGCGCGTGCCCCTGCTGAACCAGCGCAAGGGCCTGATCGTCACCCCCACGTTCTTCACCGAAGCCGAGTACGACACCGGCTGGCGGGCCGCCATGGACACGATCCTCTGTGACTGGAACCTCAAGATGGCGGGCGTCAAGGAGGCCACCCACGTCTACCTGTACGCGGTGAACGCCGTCGATCCCGAGAAGCGCAAGGAGTACCTAGAACGCGCCTACGTCCTCGGGCGGGAGTTCTGA
- a CDS encoding C-GCAxxG-C-C family protein, whose amino-acid sequence MTATELGEGLHNGRWCVMPSEDLAPTPTATLRRRSVGNLLRMGHCAPTVMKTLLDASGSTARWPVMLTAGLPGGIGNTGGECGGLTAPLVLLGLEHGRGETDDGLPVVVDAGQDLLARFADAQGTTQCREIRGTSRVPLRCIGVVREAPVTCAACLGAPVAGAIAPEARAAYRMLYEHWNQRGFHCADAVLGDSGTSPAPDAELRDAVTAFMGGTLFTGMTCSALTAGVMALGLAMGEIENSHVRVAWMIATMAVGGDAMVDGINAFNRVMNLGHELSEWFEAEFGSTQCRALTRCDFASTADVVDYIDRDGTADCARLARRVAERVSDMVERASAASHHDGRA is encoded by the coding sequence GTGACTGCCACCGAACTCGGCGAGGGCTTGCACAACGGGAGATGGTGCGTCATGCCCAGCGAGGATCTTGCGCCCACCCCTACGGCGACACTGCGGCGGCGCAGCGTTGGGAACCTGTTGCGGATGGGTCACTGCGCGCCGACGGTGATGAAGACCCTGCTGGATGCTTCGGGTTCGACCGCGCGATGGCCAGTCATGCTGACGGCGGGGCTGCCGGGTGGCATCGGCAACACAGGCGGTGAATGCGGCGGGCTGACGGCGCCCTTGGTGCTGCTCGGCCTCGAACACGGCCGAGGAGAAACCGACGACGGGTTGCCAGTTGTCGTCGACGCGGGCCAAGACTTGCTGGCTCGGTTCGCCGATGCGCAGGGCACGACCCAATGTCGAGAGATCAGGGGCACGAGCCGGGTGCCGTTGCGCTGCATCGGCGTGGTGCGTGAGGCACCGGTGACGTGCGCAGCGTGCCTTGGCGCACCGGTGGCAGGAGCCATTGCGCCGGAGGCCCGGGCGGCATACCGGATGCTGTACGAGCACTGGAATCAGCGCGGGTTCCATTGCGCCGACGCCGTGTTAGGCGACTCTGGGACGTCGCCGGCGCCCGATGCGGAACTCAGAGATGCCGTCACGGCCTTCATGGGAGGGACCCTCTTCACCGGCATGACGTGCAGCGCATTGACCGCCGGCGTGATGGCACTGGGCCTGGCGATGGGCGAGATCGAGAACAGCCACGTCCGTGTGGCATGGATGATCGCGACGATGGCGGTGGGCGGGGACGCCATGGTGGACGGGATCAACGCGTTCAATCGAGTCATGAACCTCGGCCACGAGCTGAGCGAGTGGTTCGAAGCGGAGTTCGGCAGTACCCAGTGCCGGGCGTTGACCCGATGCGACTTCGCCTCGACGGCGGACGTGGTCGATTACATCGATCGCGACGGGACGGCCGACTGTGCCCGTCTTGCACGACGCGTTGCCGAGCGTGTCTCGGACATGGTCGAGCGCGCCTCGGCGGCCTCGCACCACGACGGCCGGGCCTGA
- a CDS encoding DUF2938 family protein, which yields MSGAPAAVCVGVGATLVMDASMVAASRLAPAVLATEKLDVNLIGRWVGGLGRGPRRGEDITGAPAVPGEVALGLATHYLTGIALTQVYFSSLERLGLEPGPVKATAFGLVTGVLPLMVMFPSMGYGFWGRRSGDARRMSSVMLLGHTAFGAGIGLWTLAYQTQGMNPRGAASRYSA from the coding sequence ATGAGCGGAGCGCCGGCCGCGGTGTGCGTCGGTGTGGGTGCGACGTTGGTGATGGATGCGTCGATGGTCGCGGCGAGCCGCCTGGCCCCAGCGGTGCTGGCCACCGAGAAGCTCGACGTGAACCTCATCGGGCGGTGGGTGGGGGGACTCGGGCGGGGTCCCAGACGGGGCGAGGACATCACGGGCGCTCCGGCCGTCCCCGGCGAGGTCGCACTCGGCCTGGCCACTCACTATCTGACGGGGATCGCCCTCACCCAGGTGTACTTCTCTTCTCTGGAACGATTGGGCCTTGAGCCGGGCCCGGTCAAGGCCACCGCCTTCGGTCTGGTGACCGGTGTGTTGCCGTTGATGGTCATGTTCCCCTCGATGGGCTACGGCTTCTGGGGTCGGCGCAGCGGTGACGCGCGGCGCATGAGTTCAGTGATGCTGCTCGGGCACACCGCGTTCGGCGCCGGGATCGGGCTGTGGACCCTCGCCTACCAGACCCAGGGGATGAATCCCCGCGGCGCCGCCAGCCGGTACTCCGCGTAG